In Thermococcus chitonophagus, the genomic stretch GAGGGTTCTCTTTCTTTCCTCGTACTCTATCCTTTCTTTTATGAACCTCCTGATCTCCTCGCTCCAGTTTATGTCGAACTCCTTCATCTTCTCTTTTAGCTCATCCGGAATCCTTATGCTTAGTACCGCCATCCTCTCACCAATTTAATACTCGCATTATGAGTATATAAACACTACTTCTTCTTGACGTTAAGCCACGCCGTAAGACCCGTCTGCTTAGTCTTCTGCCACCTGAGATCCTCCTTTCTGTACCCAAAGGCCTCCAATATCCTAAGAACTGCGGGCAAAACCTGATTTTCTATGTAATACTCAGCGTCATACTTATGCTTCCTGGGGTCAAACTCTTCAGCAAGAATCGCCCTCTTGCTTATTGGCCCGTCTCCCCTCAGTACTATGTACCCTATGACCATGCCGGGCCTCACCTTTACGCCCCTAGCAGCTAACCTTTTCGCCACGGCAACGTGCGGCCCTATAGCCTTGTATTCATGGAGGGGCCTGGTGATCTGCTCGTAAATAACGAGTTTTTCTGGAGGTATCTCGTACTTGCTCAGCTTTTCAGTTACCTCCTTAACTATCTTTACGGCCTCCTCAACATTACCGTGCTTTAGGATCGCCTCAAGGACTTTTGCTTGGGTTTCTTTGGCTATTTCGCTCCAGTCCCTCCTGACTATTT encodes the following:
- the vapB gene encoding type II toxin-antitoxin system VapB family antitoxin encodes the protein MAVLSIRIPDELKEKMKEFDINWSEEIRRFIKERIEYEERKRTLEKALELAKKSGSVSKGFSARAVREDRDSH